From a single Canis aureus isolate CA01 chromosome 5, VMU_Caureus_v.1.0, whole genome shotgun sequence genomic region:
- the LOC144314052 gene encoding uncharacterized protein LOC144314052 — protein sequence MSANRTPMKRKENGNLPTATHSANAGGSLGFRTRLLSPVGAAALGRGPDCVRGAAGVDAPRDCGHNVPLTGRLGTTGTIRPVLEPRGPKPRCGLGDAPAKTPGRLLLASRGFRSPRRPCWWPHPGPARPPRGCLPPCVRPRGSSPLVKTAVVQGKGPPLPNGVCEPCCQRKGGPR from the exons ATgtcggcaaatcgaactccaatgaaaagaaaagaaaacggaAACTTGCCCACAGCCACGCACTCAGCAAACGCAGGCGGCAGTCTGGGATTCAGGACGAGGCTCCTCAGCCCAGTCGGGGCTGCCGCTCTTGGCCGCGGACCGGACTGCGTTCGTGGGGCCGCCGGGGTGGACGCGCCCCGGGACTGCGGTCACAACGTGCCCCTAACTGGGCGGCTCGGGACGACGGGCACCATCCGCCCGGTTCTGGAGCCTCGAGGTCCAAAACCAAGATGTGGCCTGGGCGACGCTCCCGCCAAGACCCCCGGGAGGCTCCTCCTCGCCTCGCGCGGCTTCCGGTCCCCGAGGCGCCCTTGCTGGTggccccaccccggccccgctCGGCCTCCACGCGGCTGTCTCCCGCCGTGCGTCCGCCCTCGCGGCTCGTCTCCTCTGGTGAAGACGGCGGTGGTGCAGGGAaagggccctcccctccccaatgGCGTCTGCGAGCCTTGTTGCCAG CGCAAAGGTGGACCCAGGTAA
- the PLAC8L1 gene encoding PLAC8-like protein 1 isoform X2 — MSWFGNYFSQFPEDVSLLNIHSPLLLSLISEDEQHLISSLRSHGPAQAVVKQPIRGATGRTTVTAIVQTGGDWSTGLFSVCRDKRICFCGLFCPICLECDIARHHGECLCWPLLPGSTFALRIGTRERHKIRATLCEDWLAVHCCWPFAVCQLARELRTRAARLYETYAAASTRDSLV, encoded by the exons ATGAGTTGGTTTGGAAATTACTTCTCTCAATTTCCTGAGGATGTTTCCTTGCTCAACATACACTCGCCTCTGTTGCTTTCACTCATCTCTGAAGATGAACAGCATCTTATTTCCAGTTTGAG GAGCCATGGGCCAGCCCAGGCTGTGGTGAAGCAGCCCATCCGGGGAGCCACTGGCAGGACCACAGTCACAGCGATTGTCCAGACTGGTGGAGACTGGAGCACCGGCCTCTTCAGTGTCTGCAGAGACAAGAGAATCT GTTTCTGTGGCCTGTTTTGTCCAATATGCCTTGAGTGTGACATCGCCAGGCATCACGGAGAGTGCCTTTGTTGGCCATTGTTACCTGGGTCCACCTTTGCGCTGAGAATTGGCACCAGAGAGAGACATAAAATACGG GCCACGCTGTGTGAGGACTGGCTGGCCGTGCACTGCTGTTGGCCCTTCGCCGTCTGTCAGCTGGCCCGGGAGCTCAGGACGCGGGCCGCCCGCCTCTACGAAACCTATGCGGCCGCTTCAACGAGGGACAGCCTCGTGTGA
- the PLAC8L1 gene encoding PLAC8-like protein 1 isoform X1, giving the protein MSWFGNYFSQFPEDVSLLNIHSPLLLSLISEDEQHLISSLRSHGPAQAVVKQPIRGATGRTTVTAIVQTGGDWSTGLFSVCRDKRICFCGLFCPICLECDIARHHGECLCWPLLPGSTFALRIGTRERHKIRKFGHNSHRVDLIEVGAEWALVQGWAGATRKSGRSVWARALRAREDVGSQAAGEACTIWLHIQGLHYAILYHHREPLELMISKERYQ; this is encoded by the exons ATGAGTTGGTTTGGAAATTACTTCTCTCAATTTCCTGAGGATGTTTCCTTGCTCAACATACACTCGCCTCTGTTGCTTTCACTCATCTCTGAAGATGAACAGCATCTTATTTCCAGTTTGAG GAGCCATGGGCCAGCCCAGGCTGTGGTGAAGCAGCCCATCCGGGGAGCCACTGGCAGGACCACAGTCACAGCGATTGTCCAGACTGGTGGAGACTGGAGCACCGGCCTCTTCAGTGTCTGCAGAGACAAGAGAATCT GTTTCTGTGGCCTGTTTTGTCCAATATGCCTTGAGTGTGACATCGCCAGGCATCACGGAGAGTGCCTTTGTTGGCCATTGTTACCTGGGTCCACCTTTGCGCTGAGAATTGGCACCAGAGAGAGACATAAAATACGG AAATTTGGTCACAATTCCCACCGGGTGGACCTCATTGAAGTTGGAGCAGAGTGGGCCCTTGTCCAGGGCTGGGCAGGTGCAACACGAAAGAGTGGAAGGAGTGTCTGGGCCCGGGCACTCAGAGCGCGAGAGGATGTTGGGAGCCAGGCTGCAGGTGAGGCCTGTACCATCTGGCTCCACATTCAAGGACTTCACTATGCCATTCTCTATCACCATAGAGAACCTCTTGAGCTGATGATTTCCAAAGAGAGATACCAATGA